The Herminiimonas arsenitoxidans sequence TGCAGGTCTGGATCCAGACAATCTGCCGCAAGCCGACAAGAGCGCGATGAATTTCGGCTCTGGCAGCGGCAGCAAGATCAAAGCGTGGCGCGACATCTGGGGTGCGGGCCAAGGCGTCGGTTTGATAGACGACGTGGTCGCAGTTGAAGAAGTCGTGCAACGCTTGATAGCCGAATACAAGGCAGCGAAAACGCGTTTGAAGATATAAAAAAAGCCCTCATCCAAGATGAGGGCTTTTAGGTTTACGCGCCGGGCTTACACACCGAAACGTGCACCTGCGCCGAACAAAGTAGCAATCCCCAACACTGCAAAAATTGCCGCCGCCACGCGATGCACGATTTTCACCGGCATACGACCTGCAAGCTTGTCACCGAAATAAACCGCAGGCGCATTTGCCAGCATCATGCCGAAGGTCGTGCCGGCCAAGACCCAGAAGAATGAATGGAATTGTGCAGCCAAGGCAACGGTTGCAATTTGTGTTTTATCGCCCATTTCTGCCAGGAAGAAGGCGATCAGCGTGGTCGTGAAGACGCCGTACTTCGCCAATTTGGCATCACCTTCGTCCAGCTTGTCAGGGATGAGTGTCCAGCCAGCCATCAGCAGGAACGATACGCCGAGTACCCAGCGCAAGACTTCAGGCCCCAGCATGGTCGTAATCCATGTGCCTATGGCGGCAGCGAATGCGTGATTGGCAATAGTCGCGACAAAGATCGCCAAGACGATAGGTAATGGTTTGCGAAATTTTGCAGCGAGGAGAAAAGCGAGTAGTTGTGTTTTGTCGCCGATTTCAGCGAGGGCAACAATGCCGGTAGAGACGAAGAATGCTTCCATGATGGGGATAAACTTTCTGGGGCCGGAATAATAACCAAAGCACAAACAGCGACCCCGGCCCATGCGGTCGTCATTTGAGCTATGGTCTCGCCAAGTCTTGCGACTATCTGCACCATGGCCTGCGGGCCAAGAGTGTTGATGCAGATTCCTTAGTTGACTAAGGCCGGCTACTCCCCAACGTTCGAAGCGAATAATAGCAGAATCGTGAAAACCTGATTTGTCTTTTTCGATTTTTATGTTTTTTGCATCAAGATGGATTGCTTATAAGAAAAGTCCTCGGCGATGCGAGGACCTTTCTTTGTGTTGGGTCGTTTCAGTCGCTGATAACGATATCGCCCGCGGTCGCCGATTTGCTACCTGTCACCGGTTGGTTGCTGTTGCCATGATAGGCAAAGGCGACTGAGGTTTTCACCGATGACGTTGTATTGACGCCGGCTGCGTGAAATAACTGGCTATGGAAAAACACCACATCGCCTTGGTGCAGATCGACCGGTTTGCCTTGCGCAAACAGCGCCTGATTCGGCGCATAGTCGGGACGTAGAAAATCCAGTTCATCCAGTTGTTCGCGCGCAATCGCCAGACGATGCGAGCCGGGAATGAATTTCAAGCCACCATTGCTGGCGATTTCATCACCGAGTGCCAGCCAAACGCAAATCAGATCGGGTTTGGTAAACGACCAATAACGAATATCGCGATGCCAGCCGGTGGCGGTGCCGAACTGCGGATGTTTGGTCATGACGGAGTTGTGATGTGCCAGCGTCAGGCAAACCGGCTCATCAAATAACTGACGCAGCTTGCCGACCACGCGAGGATCGCGCGCCCAGTCGTGAAAGCAGGCATCACGATCATAAGCGCCGCGCAGGCGTCGCACGGTTCTGCCGCCTTCTGCATCCAGTGATGCCGGTGCGCCCGGATAGCCAAGCACGGCTTCATATTCCAGTGGCTGTTGCGCTTCATGCAATTGCGTTTTTGCGACCGACAGCATGTGTTCGCATGCGGCAGGTTCCAACATCTTTCTGAAAACCAGATAACCGTCTCGCTCGAATTGTGCAATCTGTTCGCTGGAAAGTGCTGTGTCCATTGTGCTTGTTTTCACCTTGCTCACTTATTGATAATGCTGCGCTATCGTAAATATCCAGTGTAGCGCTTGTCTCCTCATTCTGCCTGCAGGCGCAGACATTTCGGCGTGGATGTACTTCGTTTACATGCCGGTGGGCTGGTAGTGATTGCCTGCAGCATTCCATTTCTCTACATGCCATTTCCAGTTGATGCGACCGATGACGTTACCGTTTTCATCCAATCCTTCCACCGGGCCGTGAAAGACGGCAAACATCACGCCGCCATTCGGGCTGACCGGTTGATGCACGGCGCCGTCGTTTTCATATAGATAGCAACCAGCATTGAAGGGACGCTCCGGCTCATCGCGATAATGGAAGCCGCCTTCCAGCATATAGCCTTCTACTGCGCCAACGTGGCGATGTATGGGCGCCGCTGCGCCCGCTTCGAACTTGATCATCAGCGTGAAGCGTCCGGTAGATGCATCTGCCTGCAAAAGTTTGAAATGTGCACCAGGCATGGCCCATGGCAACCATTCCATCTGTTGTGGGTGGCAGGTGTACAGCGTATCGCTGGGTGTAGCTGTCTGATTCGGTGTGCTGTTCATGGCCTTGCTTTACGTATAATGAAAAAATTCCAACGACTGGTATCGCCGAGGATGACATTGTATGTCACCAAGTGCTGCGCTTATTGTGCGCGCTATGCGGGTTGGGTGTCTTGAATAATGTGAAAGGTGCGTATGCGCAAAACGAAACTGCCTTCCGGCAAAAGCATTCCTGTACTTGGGCAGGGCACATGGTACATGGGCGACGAGTCACATCGCCGTGCCGATGAAATCGCCACTCTGCGTCTGGGACTGGATCTCGGTATGAGCTTGATCGATACGGCAGAAATGTACGGCGATGGCGCATCGGAAAAATTGGTGGGTGAAGCAATTGCCGGACGTCGCGATGAAGTATTTCTAGTAAGTAAAGTGCTACCTAGCAATGCCTCGCGCAGCGGCACGATTGCCGCCTGCGAACGCAGCTTGCGTCGCCTCGGTACCGATTGCATTGATTTGTATCTATTGCACTGGCGTGGCCGTACACCTTTTGCCGAAACTATCGCCGCATTCGAAGCCTTGCAGGATGCAGGGAAAATTCGTCACTGGGGCGTCAGCAATATGGATGTCGACGATATGGAAGAAATCGCACGTGCCGCTGGTGGCGATGCAATCTCGACCAATCAAGTTCTATACAACCTGATGCGTCGCGGCATTGAATATGATTTGTTGCCGCAAGCACAAGCGCGTGGCTTGCCCTTGATGGCGTATTCGCCGATAGAACAAGGCCGTTTGACCGAATATCCGGAAGTCCAGGATATCGCCGACAAACATGGCGTGACGCCGGCACAGGTCGCGCTGGCCTGGGTATTGCGAAAAGAAGGCGTGATTGCGATTCCAAAAGCATCGACGCTCAAACATGTGCGTGAAAACCGTGCAGCACTTGATCTGCAATTGACGGCGGAAGATTTGGCAGAGTTGGACGAAGTCTTCCCACCGCCGGATGGGCCGGAATCGCTGGAAATGATTTGATGTTTGATATGGAAGAACATGTGACTTTGTTGATGCGTGTTCTTCTGTAATCAACTTAATGATCCAGATTATTTGTCAGGATGATCGCTGCGATCTTCCAGCGCACCACGCAATAAATCGAATGCCGCGCGCGTAAATTCTTCAGCCTGGCTGCACTTCATCTTCAACAGCAGTGTGACGGCATCACCGTATTGCGCGTCGATCACACTCACTTCCTGTTGCTCGCAGTAGCGACGCAAGGTCGATTCATCGGCAAACTGCAGAACAAAGCGCCGCTCGCACATAGGCTCTACCGGCACCAATTCAGCAGTCTTGATCGCTTCGGAAATCGCCTGCCCGTATGCACGCGTCAGGCCGCCTGCACCCAACTTCATTCCGCCCCAGTAACGCACAACAACCGCGAGCACATTGAACACGTCTTTGTGTACCAGCACGTTATACATCGGTCGTGCCGCCGTGCCTGACGGTTCGCCATCGTCATCCAGGCCGGAGTCGCCATCACATATCAGCACCCAGCAAAAATGCACGGCATTCGGATGTTGTGCACGCAGCTCCGCCAACTTCGCACGTGCTTCAGCACGCGTAGTCAGTGGATACAGTAAACCGATGAAACGACTTTTCTTGATTTCGATTTCGGCGGTGGCGGGTGCAGCTAGTTGATACATAAGGAATAAACGGAGCGGGAAGACGCGATGATAAGCCAGTATCCAAGGAAGAGGACATTGCCCATGCAATATCCTCTTCACTTCCGTTTTTATAGACGCATTACCAACGTAGAACTTTAGGGCCGATCAATGCACCGATGCCAGTCGGAATCAAGATACCCAGCAAATACC is a genomic window containing:
- a CDS encoding TMEM165/GDT1 family protein; the protein is MEAFFVSTGIVALAEIGDKTQLLAFLLAAKFRKPLPIVLAIFVATIANHAFAAAIGTWITTMLGPEVLRWVLGVSFLLMAGWTLIPDKLDEGDAKLAKYGVFTTTLIAFFLAEMGDKTQIATVALAAQFHSFFWVLAGTTFGMMLANAPAVYFGDKLAGRMPVKIVHRVAAAIFAVLGIATLFGAGARFGV
- a CDS encoding phytanoyl-CoA dioxygenase family protein encodes the protein MDTALSSEQIAQFERDGYLVFRKMLEPAACEHMLSVAKTQLHEAQQPLEYEAVLGYPGAPASLDAEGGRTVRRLRGAYDRDACFHDWARDPRVVGKLRQLFDEPVCLTLAHHNSVMTKHPQFGTATGWHRDIRYWSFTKPDLICVWLALGDEIASNGGLKFIPGSHRLAIAREQLDELDFLRPDYAPNQALFAQGKPVDLHQGDVVFFHSQLFHAAGVNTTSSVKTSVAFAYHGNSNQPVTGSKSATAGDIVISD
- a CDS encoding 2,4'-dihydroxyacetophenone dioxygenase family protein, whose product is MNSTPNQTATPSDTLYTCHPQQMEWLPWAMPGAHFKLLQADASTGRFTLMIKFEAGAAAPIHRHVGAVEGYMLEGGFHYRDEPERPFNAGCYLYENDGAVHQPVSPNGGVMFAVFHGPVEGLDENGNVIGRINWKWHVEKWNAAGNHYQPTGM
- a CDS encoding aldo/keto reductase, whose translation is MRKTKLPSGKSIPVLGQGTWYMGDESHRRADEIATLRLGLDLGMSLIDTAEMYGDGASEKLVGEAIAGRRDEVFLVSKVLPSNASRSGTIAACERSLRRLGTDCIDLYLLHWRGRTPFAETIAAFEALQDAGKIRHWGVSNMDVDDMEEIARAAGGDAISTNQVLYNLMRRGIEYDLLPQAQARGLPLMAYSPIEQGRLTEYPEVQDIADKHGVTPAQVALAWVLRKEGVIAIPKASTLKHVRENRAALDLQLTAEDLAELDEVFPPPDGPESLEMI
- a CDS encoding IMPACT family protein; amino-acid sequence: MYQLAAPATAEIEIKKSRFIGLLYPLTTRAEARAKLAELRAQHPNAVHFCWVLICDGDSGLDDDGEPSGTAARPMYNVLVHKDVFNVLAVVVRYWGGMKLGAGGLTRAYGQAISEAIKTAELVPVEPMCERRFVLQFADESTLRRYCEQQEVSVIDAQYGDAVTLLLKMKCSQAEEFTRAAFDLLRGALEDRSDHPDK